AGTTCTACTTCAGGATGTTTGTATTTGTTCAACTAAAAATTAAGGTCAAGCATTCAGTTTCAATGGGACTTGAGACAAGCACACAATTAGAGATTTGGAAATAGTTGTGTATCTAATGAAAATTAGGGAAATGATTTACTACCACATTAAAGTCAGTTTAAATGcttcattctcattttttcttcccaTAGATGCATGTTTCTTAGAACTGTGGGATGAGATAATCAGGTTTTACTCATTGAATTTACCTTTACAGGTAAATAAACagattatcttttctctttgaagACCAACGTTACATGCTCTAGGAAAGAAGTTCCTATGAAAAAGAAATCACCCAAAAGGATTCCCTCAGTGTGACTCTCTTCCATATTTCTGGCCAAGTCAAAAGTATCAAACTATATACCCATGCCTCCTTCTGGAAAATTAGCCATTCAGTGTATCAAAGGAAGTACTTTACCATAGACCAGAGcacaggatttttgcatctagcagtcattcaataaatggttGTTGAAATCTTGTATAAAAATCTTTGCATTACCTTTATGTGATCAAAATGATTAGTTCCATGATTTCACATACTTAGCCATAGATAATAACAGCAGCCAATGTCACTGCTATATTGGATATTGATTTCTCCCTGAGTAGATTTCTAGATCTACTTAGTTGCCTATTTCAAACTTGAGTaatcggggtacctgggtggctcagtgggtgaagcgtcacacccttggtttcaggtcataatttcatggttttgtgaattcgagccctgccttgggctgtgctctggcagtgcagagcttgcttgagattctctctctctctctctctctctctctctatctgcccctccctcactcacactctctctcaaataaataaattaatttaagaaagaaagaaagaaagaaagaaagaaaagcctgagTTATTATCTGATATATAACCTAATGGTATTATAACTATCACCAATGGTTAGTTGTTCATTCTCTATATGCACCTTGGGAAATAACTCATTGTCTTATAACAAAAgcgattaaaaatttttttgaagacaaaaaaatacTACCAAGTAAAATAGTTCgtttggaaatctttttttaattattattatcatttaatgCTTTATGCTTTATAAGTACAAATTCATTCTGAAGCAATGCTTGTACAACTTTAAAACCTCAACTCTTGAATAATTGACATTAAAATTGTTCAGCTGTGTTATGCTTTCTCTTTATACAAGAGAAAAACATTGCTTAAGGACGGGCCACCCACAAAATTTTGTAGATTACAAGATTATCTCCCAGTTGCTTCAGTCTCTGTCAGATTCGGCTTATGAGTGCTCTTTGAATGTGTGAAGGAGGTAAAAAGGATTTGTGTATAAAGTATTCAAACAAACAAggtctttctttaagtttatgcATTTCAATATACATGGGTATTGTTCTTAAAAATATGGAATCAAAGTTGAAAGATTTGATCTATCAAAACGTGCTGATAAATGATACAGTGATAAATGCAAATTTCATGGTCAATaccaaaagaccaaaaaaaaaaaaaaaagtcctctgcCATTGTtcatgttttatctattttttttttttaacagtagagGGAAAAATACTCTCGGGGGGAAAAATGAAGCTTTACTGCAAAAGAAATGAATGCAAGAAATGACACTTTAAGTAGTGAAGAGACGTGAAGCATTGCAACTTCATAGCCTGCTAAGGAGCAACAGCTGTACCTAATTTCAACTTGACGTGCTTCAGATCTCATATTCATATAGGCATTTAATGATCCAAACATAATGGTCCTATATAGAATAATTACTTATATGAAGGAGCAAACTTCATACGCATTCCTTTTTAAATGATCCTTCAAGAGAAAAACTGCACTGGGTCTTTGAACAATGAATAGTCTCTTTCACCAATCCAAATGTTTGGGGCTAAAAAGCTTatcatttaagagaaaataataatagtggtgAGGTTACTTCTTTTTGACAGACTCTTTTTGTCTCCCCCCTTCCCAGGATAGCCAGTACAATGAAAAAAGGTAGAATGCCAAGCCAATCATCAGGTCATACTGGTAGATAGTTacaagaaaaatcagaaacaaaaggaaataaggtATTTTAGAGTTGGTGTATTTCGAAATCAGAGATTCACTGCTTTCACTTTGACCTTCCTGGCCAAGGAGACTAGCAGAAGAAGAGCTCTCGGATTCCTTGTCACCTGAAGAGCCCGGTGATTGTCCAGAGTTGAATCCTTCTTTTCCATGCCTTGCCTCTTCCATGTTCTCCACGGCTTCACTGACGGAAATCTTTGGCCATAGAGATTTTTCCTCACTGCATTCTGCTTGTTGAAAAATCTGGCTTGTCAATCTTTCTCTGCTATTACCTGATGTCACTACTCCTGAACTTTTAGAAACTTCTTCAGGTGTAGACCCAGGATGAGGGTGCTTCTCGGTACCCGGGATTTCACTTGTTGGATTGCAATTATATTCTGATTTAGTAGAAATAGATTGGAGAGTCATGGTAGTAATTATATTCTCTACAGCAGTTGCCTGTTCATGAGATGGCACTGAGGTTTTAGCATGGTGATTGGAAACGTGAGAGCCATTCTGAGAAGCTCTATTAGTGTCTGAATTTAAAGCAGAATGAATAACAGCTTCTAGATCCGTTCTCTTTGATGATTCTTGGACCTGTTTATGATCTCTGttttctggaaatgtttttttgtCTGTTGGTAACATTCCCAAATGTAAATCCAGTTTTGAGGCTGCCTTTTGATTGCCTGTAATGACCTGTAAGGATTCTTCTACAGATGTGATATTTCCAATGCCACGTTTCTTCCTGTCATGTGTCTTCCTGGGATTGTACATAGATACGGTTTCTTCTTTCTCCGTTTCATCTACGTGTACATTACAAATACCCAAACGTGACTCCTTTTCAAAATCATTGTCATAGATTACACCTCCTGTATCTCGTTGACAAAGGGTATAATGTGAATCATCATTTCTCCCTTCATGTGGATCAAACGCTGTTGCCTTTACCTCGATGGGCCTGTCACTTCGTGCTGTCTCTTGAGGTAGCTTAGCAATTATTGCTTTTTCTCTAGCAGACATGCTTTCTAGAGTACTTTCTGATGTTGTCTTAATTATATAAGCTGtacctgcttctgctctctcagTAACACCATGATCAGCTAGAGAAGACAGTTCACAGCTCACTGTTTCTTGGCAGGTAAACAATTCTTCCGTAGGAGTAGCTTTCAAACTCCTTGTATTATCTCTCTTTCCCCACACGTCTTCACAATCTGCTTGTTCCTTgatctgttctgttctatttgtCTTACTCTCTCTCGCTTTTCCCTGACTTTCCAGAACATTCCAACTTTGTTTGTGTTGTGCGTTCTTATTCTGATCTTCAGGATTAATCCaacctgatttttcttcttcaacttgGAAAAGACAATCATTCCTcaaaacttttccatttcttcgtgAACAAACCTGATCAGGCATCCCTCCAAAAGTGGTGCTGTCACTAGTCGAGAGACCATGCTCTGGAGTTAACCCAGCTTCTTCCCGACGTAGACTTATCCTTGGTGAATGAAACGTATCTGCTCTGATTGTCTGGTCGGGAATTGTGGTGTCTTTACTCAGCCGAACGGCTAGGTCTCTGTTACCAGCTCCGGTCCCTTCCATACTTATTTCAGAGTGGCCCTGCTTCCTTTCTTGGTCATGTACGACTGAAtgaaaatttttgctttgtttttcgtTAACACCTGAATGTGTTCTTTGCTCCCCCTCCTCAGTCTTACCATTGCCATGATCTTTCTTAGAAGATCCCTTTCCTACTGCTTCTTCTGAATGGAAATCCAAACAGAAACCTCTTCTTAAACATTCCCAATCTTTCACTTCAATTTTCTCAGCTCCTCCTTCATGTTTTTTATTGAGATTCTCTGTGACTAGTTGATCTGAGGAGGGGCAAGATATTTGCACTCTGCCTCTCGCATGGGCTGGATTAGCATTATCATCCAGTACTTCTCTGCTGCCCATGTGTAATTGCACTAATTCATCACTACTAGTGTCTCCCAATGGTGGCTTGATTTCTCCTATATCTGGAGTAATTGTCTCTGAAGGTTGATGACTACACTTACTTCCTGAGGAGTATTTTTCATTGAAGTAAAAATCTCCCTTGAAGGAGCTTCCTGCTGATGAACTTGGAGACAAAGGCCTTTTAAACATGTCAGTGTACACTTCACCATGGATTTGCTTCTTCTCTAACCCCTCAGCTCTATTTGGAAAATTGACCGGATCTATCGCAAATGTATTCTTTTCATCTCTGGAAGCTGTACTTCTTATTAAGCATTGATTTATCTTAGGggataaagaacaaaaacaaaacaaataatgaccaaatgattttaaatatacaaaatgaacTCCATATATTTCATTAACGGGGCTAGCAATTAACCGGTAGGTTTCCTTGGCTCGTTTCATTTATGGATTTTGTATAAATTCTCAAAGCCGGATGTTTTGGGGGGATCCTTGTAGGCTATGACTTGGGAATGAGATTAATAAGAAAAGGGACCAAAATTAATCACTCTCCTTCCCAGCTTCCAAATATCACATTGTATTATTCAACTATTCTTGCTTGTCATTGCACTTTCTCCTCACTTAGGATATACACATTGATAGCTCCATGCTAATCAATTAGAGAGCAGCTTCCTGGGTGCCCCTTGCTGCATTTACACTTGCTGTAGGTGCCCCTATTACAGCTTCTCTTATTAATATGTTTTCTGCAAAGCCTCTGCAAACTATTAATAGCAAAACGTCACTCAAAGAAAAGTGAGGGAGTTAATGTCTCTGCAAATTCTGTTTTAATGACCCTCTGCCAACTGGTACTCAAATGTATTTGAGCTCTTCAGTGATGCCAACTGTCAGGATTTAACAGTGAgatgcctgtgttttttttttctcctcataacTGACATTTGCATGATCTCAATAATTATATGCAAATCTTACGTTTTCCCCTTCTTCTCACATAAGGCTCATGTTACTTGTCAACTGCACAGCTGTCTTGTAAGCCAATGCCTGTGGGTTCCACAGATTTGGTTGTATTTCCATCTATTATAGAGCTTCATTGTTTTATGCATTAACGTCAGCATGGAGCAAATTAGCATCTAAATTACAGCTCCCTGTTCATTTATTGGATGTACAATCTCAGTAACTTCTAAACAAACTTTTATATTTGAGTCTGCTCATTGTAATGAGGTGTATTGGTGAAGTATGTGATTTTTCAGGGCCCTTTCATTATATTctgtggtttgaaaaaaaaatggcgaTGTTAACTTTCAGCTGGTGAGAATTCTCACAATGGGTGACAACTTTGTAGTTTCTTAAAGTTGGAGCAAAGTAAATTGCATACTTTAGTGATGCAGCTTCCATATCACTATAGAAAAGGTAGGAAATGTAGGGAAAGAGATGagctctatttcttttcttttccagctctGACACTTGAAGAGGCAAATGTCATTTTAATCTTAGATGATTATGAATCCATGTATCCTAATGATATGAGCTCCAACCAAATACAGTAAAGGATAAATTGCATTATGTGACTCATTTactcccatttcttcctttgtgataAAAATGCTATCTAAACCATCCCCCCAAAAATTCCAAATAGATTGAATGTTCACCAAGTGTGAAATTTATGATAAATTTAATACTAAATTGTACAGTGCTGGATTtgtttcctgtttaaaaaatatagcacAGGCTATTTTCTCCTCATTTGGTAATTTAATACTTTCCAACAACATAGAACTGTGAGGGTCTCATAAAGATggaagtaagtttttaaaaatgctgctaAATGCAAGAATCACACTTGAAGAGCTGGACAGACTCTAACAATCATCTAGTCCAGCcctctcattttagagatgagttTATGCTAAGTGTGCACTTGTCACAAAGATTAGAAATGCACATCAGGATAGTGCTACCTCTTCTGTAATTCCTACAAACTATTACTCAGAGCCGCTGGTAAAGAGATAAGAAATGAATGTCATTAATTTACCACTGCAGAGACCAGAAGCAACATACTGAAATCAAAGTGCCTTGTTGATCAAGCTAGAGATGTGAGGACAGAATAGGCTGTGCTTTCACATTTGCAAATTATATTAGTTGAAACTATCGAAAGGCAGGCGTTGCAGCATCTTTGAAGCATAAATGGATTCATCGTCTCTAATACCGTGGCAACCAGAACACTTACCATCAACTCTAATTCTATTTCATTATGTTCATCATGTTCCCTGTTTACGTCTTTTACATTTTGATTACTGGTTTCTGAGTCTTCCTTGTCTTCATGGGAACAAACAATTGTTGGGATGTAGGTATCTGCAAAGTTAATATAATTGTATCTATGTGAGATTATTATCATCATAGGCTTTAACAAAAGACACagactttgtttaaaaattaatttgaataaatcaaataaaaaatagtacCTGTAATCTTTGAATTCTCAAAGTCATTCTCATCTGATGTCAATAATGATTCTTCTTTACtgtcaaatttaaaacaaaatgttatacaTGTTTTCTGGGACTACATCTTCTAAGTATTTTTTGTACAGGGGGAAAGTCAAACAGATAGCGAGCCAAATAAGTATTATACAACCTTTCATATTTTCTTGCGTTACTTTGtatgctttataaataaaattgatttcttaGAATAATTCAGTAGCAAATATTAGtagtagaaaaatttaaaaacaacttccATAATGCTGCATTTCTAAATAAGATTGTGTTGCCTATATTAAAACTTACATaaccaaagtaaaaataagtgtAAATGTTGATTATTCCATCATTCATGAATTTAATATTTGCAAGTGAGaacatttttctcttggtttaAATGCTAAAGTTTTATGAACTGTCAGTCCATTTGTGGTCatggaaattgttttttaatgttctaatGATTAATTTTTTGTGTTCTACTTTACTCAAAATTCTTTCATTTGGATGGATACAACATTAACTCTCCtttcaggaaaggagaaaacaacaaACTTACTAAAAAACTGAAAGGCAGCTAAATTTATACTCAGTTTAAAGACTTTATGTGTGTATTGCCAAAGGCTGATTTTACAACTAAGACTTCAGATTGCTCACATGAaagcatatattttctttctttaaaattatttgggtTATACTTCCTTTATAATAATATTCTGCATTGTGATtaagaaaggtaaaaatatttttatttcaaatgtactccatttgtagttttatttgtGGAATCATTAGGATTTAGATTTGTCCATGACACTCAGCaagaaaaatgttactgaaaaaGCCCATTTTGTGTATAGCTATGTCACAAGCCAATCTATCAGAAACGATTGGCCCAGTGTCCACATTTTCTTGTATTGTCTCAGCTGAATTTTCTTCTAGTGACTTTTCTCAATGACTTTTCTTGAATAAAATGCACGTAGAGAGTTGGCAATGTCTGATAAAGTTGTATAATACAGTCTACTCTTCATTACATGGATAATGTTGATCCAATTTCCAGGAAAGCCAGTCTTTTTCAACAAATCATGAGAAAACTGCAAATTCTTCCATCTGGACTATGCaagaaagaaattcagttttgtatatatttatgatgCTTAATTGTAACTTCACCAAAAAGATTTGGTATTTTCCAGTGGgcccattaaataaaataaagtttctatataaatatagtatcactggaaaaaatataacatttacatAGTGGATACTGACTTAATCTATAAATCTGTATCGTTTAATGAGGCCAGTAAATatgcaaagatttatttttatggaatttaACTGCAAATTGatgcattttcctttctccacacaCCTAATATATAGGAGctttaaaaaacccaaaccatTAAATATCATTTGATTATTCTTGCTTCCTCTTTATTCCCATAACAGTGTTGAAAAATCTCATTTGTAGAGGGAAAATCATAGACATTTAAAGCCTTCTGTTTTTTACTAACCAAAATGCTCTCaatcatttttctaaattaattctctaagataattcaattttttaaaaaataagtgcatcaaaaggaaataaacctgCTTCTAACTCATTTTGGGGATAATTAGTTACTAAACTGTGTATTATTACACTGGTGTCTTACAAAACATGTAAATACAGAAatatgggggggggtgtggatCTTAGATTCAGGAATAAATACAAGAAAGAGAAGCTGAACtacatgaaatttaaatattatatcaaATATCTATGCAGTAAACTAATAGAAGATGTGTAAGACTCCtacaaggaaaagaataaaattgtaccaagaaatactaaaaacctagaaaaattgagaaacatACCATGTTCATAGATAAGAAGATACATGAAAGTATTCTTTCCCAAATTGATCCACAGATTCAATCCAATTCTAATCAAAATTCCACAACAgtcttttataaaatttgaaaatatgattttaaagagaacaaaggactgaagaaagaagaaatatttctgaGAAGTATCTGTGAGGAAAACTTGCTCTACCTGATTTCAAGAGATCTTATGAAGTTTTAGTTACTAAAACAGTTAtgttgtgggtgcctgggtggctggttcagttggttaagtgtctgactcttgattttggctcaggtcatgatctcatggttcatgagctctaGCCCCatatctgtgctgatagcacagagcctgcttgggattctctttctctctaccccttctcccacccgtctctctttctctctcaaaataaacaaactttaaaaagacagttatgttggcacagagacagacaaagattGAGAGCTTAGTAAAGATTCTCACATATCTATAACTTGGGTATATGACAATCATAGTATGTCACATAGCAGGTAATAAGAGATTTCCCAATACATGGAGACAGGGAAAATGACTAttgttatgagaaaaaaaatgaaattggcaCAACCTATATTCAGAAATCTACTCTGGATGGATGAAGATCTGAAATGTCAACAAccttgaaattcttaaaaattttttttaatgtttatttatttttgaaggagagagagacagagtgtgagtggaggaggggcagagagagacacacacacacacacacacagaatctgaagcaggctccaggctctgagccgtcagcacagagcgcaacgcggggctcgaactcacaaatggtgagatggtgacctgagctgaagtcagacactcaactgactgaaacacccaggtgccccagcaaccttgaaattcttaatagaaAATGCATGTGAATATCTTATGGACTTCAAAGtaggaaacattttcttaaataagaaaaaaagtggcTATAAAAAGGATTGTCAGCCTAActatattgaaatttaaaactggttcattaaaatacatatttataagagAAATGTATAAATTACAAACTAGGAAAGAATGCAAAATCAACACAAATAAGTATCAAGactacataaagaactcctacaaatcaataagaaagtaCAAACATTTCAATAGAatcaggggagagggacagacattTCATAGAAGAGAAACTTCATATAAGCCTATAATATGCACATAAAGGGGTAGTCAGTATGGTTAGAGAACAGAGAAACGTAAATCAAGACCACAAGGAGATACTCTTTTATATCTATTTAATTGATAAAAATTGCTATCAACTACAGAAtcttgaaacaacccaaatgcccatcaacagaaaAGTAGACACAAAACTATGGCATATcacaaaaaagaatattacataGCACTCAGAATTAATAAACCAAAGATTCAtacaacaatatggataaatcttAGTAACATAACATTAAGTGAATAGTCCAAAAACATTACATCAAAGGATGTTCTTTTTTATATGctaaaaactactgaaataatttgaatacatatatgaaggaaaacagaatataCTAAAAAGCTAAAAAATCAAGAAGGCTTGATTTTCAAGATTATGGTTATATTAGGTGGGACAATTTGGGGTAAGGAATGAGAAAACAAGATGGTTAGGAGTTGGTTATTGTTTTGAGTGGTAGTTTTGCAGGTGcttattacattatttaaaatatctacttaaaCTCTAGTTTCAGATAATTTGTTAAGACAAATGAGTTGCTCTTTTGATTAGAGGATGTCTATAGATCAAATCCCACTCTGAAACTCAAAGTATCAGTCATATGACCATTACATCTAAAGAGTATAATTAAAACAACTTTAGAAGAATTGAGGAGAAAGACAAGTTGATGATGATAGGGCTAGAACTATACACaattttcatagaaatgaaaaGCATTATTGGATGTTTCTAGTCTCCCTTTTATGTTCTCTGAGCCCTTTGTAAGCGGGcaagtttcttatttatttataatgccAGTGGCTAACACACTGCCTGGCCCATAATATTGGCATAATAAATGTTGTCCAATAAACGCATAGCATCCTTTCTACTCTTCCCTGGTCTTTACCTTTTTGtcttgacagtgcagagcttgcttgggattctctctccgccccactcccactctctctctctctctctctctctctcaaaataaataaaaataaaacacttttttaaaaaagggccaTTGATTCTTCTAGAAGATATTTTGATCACCCACTCTCATAACTTCCAATAAACAGTGGAAaattcaagataaataaactataGCCTTTTATTTCTAGGAAGCTATAATGTAATGACTAAAATAGGTGCATCAATAGGCAATTATAATCATAATAAgtgataaatattataataaattatagaatattatacatattctctaagacaaaaaaagagaggacagaaACAATGAGGTTATTCTGTGGGAGAATCATGGGattttttacaaaggaaataacattttgaGTTACTGAGTTATTGAGAAAAGTAGGAGCCTGGCAATGAGAGAAGAATGGCAAGGTCATTCCAGACAGAGGCAATAACAAGTGGTAAAAGATTTAAGGGTATTTAAGGGATTTAAGAAGGCACAAAAGAACGAGACACGTTCAGAAATGAAATGTTCGGATTGTTTGGATtgcatttttgggggggggggaagaatgcCAAGGAACAGAACTGGAGCTAGTTTGAGTacgtttttttaaagtttttatttaaatatcagttagttaacacacagtgtaatattagtttcaggtgtacaatttagtgattcaacgcttccatacaacacctggtgctcatcacaacaggagcattccttaatccccatcacctattcaaCCCACTCCTCATGCCCCTATCTCctctctagtaaccatcagtttgtttttgaGCATGTTTTAAAGGGCTTAGCATGCGGGGAAGTGGATCTGAGTTCTTTAAGCATGTTTTTAGCCACTGTGGGCATGGTGGGTAAAGGGAATTCAATGGGAGAGAGACATGGTCAGATGTCCATTTCAGAACCAGTCTCTAGAGGTACATTAAGGGACCTTTCTAAGGAGAACCTGGATAGAATGAGCCATGGTGGGGCAAAAAGACTAGCCATGAGATGACTACAGTATTTCAGGCACAAAATGATGAGGGTTAAAGGCGATGgccaagaagaaagaggagaggaatgaAATGCTACATCCTTTTGATGTAGCAACAATATGATTGTTGATCAATTCCTgtagatagatttaaaaaatgactaaagcTAATGCACTTATGAGATTTAGAAATCTACTATTTTTCCTCCTAAGACCTAAGTAAGGGAGAGTTAAGTCTGGTAGTTAACTGGGG
The Panthera uncia isolate 11264 chromosome A2, Puncia_PCG_1.0, whole genome shotgun sequence genome window above contains:
- the PPP1R3A gene encoding protein phosphatase 1 regulatory subunit 3A — encoded protein: MESSEEPSQISKDNFLEVPNLSDSLSEDEEVKATFKPGFSPQPSRRGSDSSEDMYLGTPSSGTRRVSFADTFGFNLVSVKEFDCWDLPSVSTSFDLSKDIFHTEEYVLSPLFELPSSKEDLMQQLQVQKAILESTEYPPGSTSMKGIIRVLNISFEKLVYVRMSLDDWQTHYDILAEYVPNSCDGETDQFSFKILLVPPYQKDGSKVEFCIRYETSVGTFWSNNNGTNYILICQKKEQEPEPVKPREDVPNRQIKGCLKVKSSKEESLLTSDENDFENSKITDTYIPTIVCSHEDKEDSETSNQNVKDVNREHDEHNEIELELMINQCLIRSTASRDEKNTFAIDPVNFPNRAEGLEKKQIHGEVYTDMFKRPLSPSSSAGSSFKGDFYFNEKYSSGSKCSHQPSETITPDIGEIKPPLGDTSSDELVQLHMGSREVLDDNANPAHARGRVQISCPSSDQLVTENLNKKHEGGAEKIEVKDWECLRRGFCLDFHSEEAVGKGSSKKDHGNGKTEEGEQRTHSGVNEKQSKNFHSVVHDQERKQGHSEISMEGTGAGNRDLAVRLSKDTTIPDQTIRADTFHSPRISLRREEAGLTPEHGLSTSDSTTFGGMPDQVCSRRNGKVLRNDCLFQVEEEKSGWINPEDQNKNAQHKQSWNVLESQGKARESKTNRTEQIKEQADCEDVWGKRDNTRSLKATPTEELFTCQETVSCELSSLADHGVTERAEAGTAYIIKTTSESTLESMSAREKAIIAKLPQETARSDRPIEVKATAFDPHEGRNDDSHYTLCQRDTGGVIYDNDFEKESRLGICNVHVDETEKEETVSMYNPRKTHDRKKRGIGNITSVEESLQVITGNQKAASKLDLHLGMLPTDKKTFPENRDHKQVQESSKRTDLEAVIHSALNSDTNRASQNGSHVSNHHAKTSVPSHEQATAVENIITTMTLQSISTKSEYNCNPTSEIPGTEKHPHPGSTPEEVSKSSGVVTSGNSRERLTSQIFQQAECSEEKSLWPKISVSEAVENMEEARHGKEGFNSGQSPGSSGDKESESSSSASLLGQEGQSESSESLISKYTNSKIPYFLLFLIFLVTIYQYDLMIGLAFYLFSLYWLSWEGGRQKESVKKK